A single genomic interval of Xiphophorus couchianus chromosome 2, X_couchianus-1.0, whole genome shotgun sequence harbors:
- the LOC114156208 gene encoding GTPase IMAP family member 7-like isoform X2, protein MAAEPEADLRVVLVGQERVGKSSAGNTILGRKEFNSELSLVPLTLSSKKAEGEVLSRRVSVVDTPGLCSSVLKPEEVKAEIQRAVELSSPGPHVFLLTIQLGRFTEQEKRGLKMLQEILGPEVSKNTMILFTYGDRLEQTGIDIHQFVQRDENLQKLVKSCSEMYHVFNNQKMEDRKQVQDLLEEIDSLRKRRFFPKIITYYLGYSPKITTTALVSIVLVISLAIAFKVFRSGPTQQNMKQSVNISSILS, encoded by the exons GCTGCTG AACCAGAGGCCGACCTCAGAGTGGTGCTGGTGGGCCAGGAAAGAGTCGGGAAGAGCTCAGCAGGAAACACCATCCTGGGAAGGAAGGAGTTTAACTCTGAACTCAGTTTGGTTCCTCTGACTCTGAGCAGTAAGAAGGCAGAAGGAGAAGTTTTGTCTCGTAGAGTCTCTGTGGTGGACACGCCCGGACTCTGCAGCTCTGTTCTTAAACCAGAAGAAGTGAAAGCTGAGATCCAGAGAGCTGTGGAGCTCAGCTCTCCTGGTCctcatgtttttctgctcaCCATCCAGCTGGGAAGATTCACTGAACAGGAGAAGAGAGGATTGAAGATGCTGCAGGAGATTCTGGGTCCAGAGGTTTCCAAGAACACCATGATCCTGTTCACCTACGGAGACCGACTGGAACAAACAGGCATCGATATTCATCAGTTTGTACAAAGAGATGAAAACTTGCAGAAACTGGTTAAGAGCTGCAGTGAGATGTATCATGTGTTCAATAACCAGAAGATGGAAGACAGGAAGCAGGTCCAGGATCTGCTGGAAGAAATAGATTCACTCAGGAAACGTcgttttttccccaaaataatAACTTATTATCTTGGTTATTCTCCCAAGATAACAACAACTGCATTAGTATCTATTGTTCTTGTTATTTCATTAGCAATAGCATTCAAAGTGTTCAGATCAGGTCCTACACAGCAAAATATGAAGCAGAgtgtaaatatttcatcaattctgagttaa
- the LOC114156208 gene encoding GTPase IMAP family member 4-like isoform X1 encodes MSKHTSDQLEPEADLRVVLVGQERVGKSSAGNTILGRKEFNSELSLVPLTLSSKKAEGEVLSRRVSVVDTPGLCSSVLKPEEVKAEIQRAVELSSPGPHVFLLTIQLGRFTEQEKRGLKMLQEILGPEVSKNTMILFTYGDRLEQTGIDIHQFVQRDENLQKLVKSCSEMYHVFNNQKMEDRKQVQDLLEEIDSLRKRRFFPKIITYYLGYSPKITTTALVSIVLVISLAIAFKVFRSGPTQQNMKQSVNISSILS; translated from the coding sequence AACCAGAGGCCGACCTCAGAGTGGTGCTGGTGGGCCAGGAAAGAGTCGGGAAGAGCTCAGCAGGAAACACCATCCTGGGAAGGAAGGAGTTTAACTCTGAACTCAGTTTGGTTCCTCTGACTCTGAGCAGTAAGAAGGCAGAAGGAGAAGTTTTGTCTCGTAGAGTCTCTGTGGTGGACACGCCCGGACTCTGCAGCTCTGTTCTTAAACCAGAAGAAGTGAAAGCTGAGATCCAGAGAGCTGTGGAGCTCAGCTCTCCTGGTCctcatgtttttctgctcaCCATCCAGCTGGGAAGATTCACTGAACAGGAGAAGAGAGGATTGAAGATGCTGCAGGAGATTCTGGGTCCAGAGGTTTCCAAGAACACCATGATCCTGTTCACCTACGGAGACCGACTGGAACAAACAGGCATCGATATTCATCAGTTTGTACAAAGAGATGAAAACTTGCAGAAACTGGTTAAGAGCTGCAGTGAGATGTATCATGTGTTCAATAACCAGAAGATGGAAGACAGGAAGCAGGTCCAGGATCTGCTGGAAGAAATAGATTCACTCAGGAAACGTcgttttttccccaaaataatAACTTATTATCTTGGTTATTCTCCCAAGATAACAACAACTGCATTAGTATCTATTGTTCTTGTTATTTCATTAGCAATAGCATTCAAAGTGTTCAGATCAGGTCCTACACAGCAAAATATGAAGCAGAgtgtaaatatttcatcaattctgagttaa
- the LOC114156208 gene encoding GTPase IMAP family member 2-like isoform X3, whose translation MSKHTSDQLEPEADLRVVLVGQERVGKSSAGNTILGRKEFNSELSLVPLTLSSKKAEGEVLSRRVSVVDTPGLCSSVLKPEEVKAEIQRAVELSSPGPHVFLLTIQLGRFTEQEKRGLKMLQEILGPEVSKNTMILFTYGDRLEQTGIDIHQFVQRDENLQKLVKSCSEMYHVFNNQKMEDRKQVQDLLEEIDSLRKRRFFPKITTTALVSIVLVISLAIAFKVFRSGPTQQNMKQSVNISSILS comes from the exons AACCAGAGGCCGACCTCAGAGTGGTGCTGGTGGGCCAGGAAAGAGTCGGGAAGAGCTCAGCAGGAAACACCATCCTGGGAAGGAAGGAGTTTAACTCTGAACTCAGTTTGGTTCCTCTGACTCTGAGCAGTAAGAAGGCAGAAGGAGAAGTTTTGTCTCGTAGAGTCTCTGTGGTGGACACGCCCGGACTCTGCAGCTCTGTTCTTAAACCAGAAGAAGTGAAAGCTGAGATCCAGAGAGCTGTGGAGCTCAGCTCTCCTGGTCctcatgtttttctgctcaCCATCCAGCTGGGAAGATTCACTGAACAGGAGAAGAGAGGATTGAAGATGCTGCAGGAGATTCTGGGTCCAGAGGTTTCCAAGAACACCATGATCCTGTTCACCTACGGAGACCGACTGGAACAAACAGGCATCGATATTCATCAGTTTGTACAAAGAGATGAAAACTTGCAGAAACTGGTTAAGAGCTGCAGTGAGATGTATCATGTGTTCAATAACCAGAAGATGGAAGACAGGAAGCAGGTCCAGGATCTGCTGGAAGAAATAGATTCACTCAGGAAACGTcgttttttc CCCAAGATAACAACAACTGCATTAGTATCTATTGTTCTTGTTATTTCATTAGCAATAGCATTCAAAGTGTTCAGATCAGGTCCTACACAGCAAAATATGAAGCAGAgtgtaaatatttcatcaattctgagttaa